From Citricoccus sp. SGAir0253, a single genomic window includes:
- a CDS encoding ABC transporter permease → MSVNLPPVPGGAPVPGGGPGPERVPGGVPLAAAPVPDGGAPGPEAGAGGDGSGAARGTSVWRDAFQRLRRNPAAIAGAVIVALFLLVALLAPVLAPYPGESVPGAREITPGDIPGPGELPAFPLGLDRFGGDVLSKLIWGAQSSLVIGIVSTALGLVGGMLLGLLAGTFGGWVDGLVMRIVDILLSVPNLLLAVSIAAVLGQGAYAVMIAIGVSQVPIFARLLRSSMLSQKGSDYVLAAQTLGLGRRTITMSHVLPNSVGPVIVQATLTLATAVIDAAALSFLGLGGGRPETAEWGRMLTYAQAELGIAPWLAFLPGLCIAVTALGFTLLGESLREALDPKSRAR, encoded by the coding sequence ATGAGCGTGAACCTCCCGCCCGTCCCCGGCGGTGCCCCCGTCCCCGGCGGGGGGCCGGGGCCCGAGCGCGTCCCGGGCGGCGTGCCGCTCGCGGCCGCTCCCGTGCCCGACGGCGGCGCGCCCGGCCCGGAGGCCGGCGCCGGCGGTGACGGCTCGGGCGCGGCCCGGGGCACCTCCGTGTGGCGGGACGCCTTCCAGCGCCTGCGCCGCAACCCCGCGGCGATCGCCGGGGCGGTGATCGTGGCCCTGTTCCTGCTCGTGGCCCTGCTGGCGCCGGTGCTCGCCCCGTACCCCGGGGAGTCCGTGCCCGGCGCCCGGGAGATCACCCCGGGGGACATCCCCGGACCCGGGGAGCTGCCCGCGTTCCCCCTCGGGCTGGACCGCTTCGGCGGGGACGTGCTGTCCAAGCTCATCTGGGGGGCGCAGTCCTCGCTGGTCATCGGCATCGTCTCCACCGCGCTGGGCCTGGTCGGCGGCATGCTGCTGGGCCTGCTGGCCGGCACGTTCGGCGGCTGGGTGGACGGGCTCGTGATGCGCATCGTGGACATCCTGCTCTCCGTGCCGAACCTGCTGCTGGCGGTCTCCATCGCGGCGGTGCTCGGCCAGGGCGCCTACGCGGTGATGATCGCGATCGGGGTGTCCCAGGTGCCCATCTTCGCCCGGCTGCTGCGCTCGTCCATGCTCAGCCAGAAGGGCTCCGACTACGTGCTGGCCGCCCAGACGCTCGGGCTGGGCCGGCGGACCATCACCATGAGCCACGTGCTGCCCAACTCGGTGGGGCCGGTGATCGTCCAGGCCACGCTGACGCTGGCCACCGCCGTGATCGACGCCGCCGCACTGTCCTTCCTCGGCCTCGGTGGTGGCCGGCCGGAGACGGCGGAGTGGGGGCGGATGCTGACCTACGCCCAGGCCGAACTGGGCATCGCCCCGTGGCTGGCCTTCCTGCCCGGCCTGTGCATCGCCGTCACCGCGCTCGGGTTCACGCTGCTCGGCGAGTCCCTGCGCGAGGCGCTGGACCCGAAGTCGCGGGCGCGGTGA
- a CDS encoding ABC transporter ATP-binding protein, with the protein MQDPIEDGVGRRRAAAAEPDGRVDPGAAARTDVGPEGARPLLEISDLQVDFTTMHGAVRAVEGVSLAVAPGRTLAIVGESGSGKSTTAMAAIGLLPGNGRVTGGSIRFDGQDLVGLPESRMRSLRGRQVGLVPQDPMSNLNPVSRIGTQVAETLLTHRLATRRDVDGAVAEVMRRAGIPEPERRAGQYPHELSGGLRQRALIAIALACRPQLLIADEPTSALDVTVQRVILDQVEQMTAELGTAVLLITHDLGLAAERAQDLVVMHRGRVVETGPAARLLEDPQHPYTQSLVQAAPSVAAVRLTPGAFAAGPHRAGAPGDQDGATPAAAGGRDGAGVGGTGPGRESAGPGTGSPTATGAGAAVEPLVRITGLTKAYPVRGREDFYAARDVTLEIPRGTTVSIVGESGSGKTTTARMLLRLIEPTSGSIEFDGRDVLGLDRGGLRDFRQRVQAVFQDPYSSLNPMFTVGRIIEEPLVAYRRGGARERRARVRELMEQVALPAGMVRRYPSELSGGQRQRVAIARALALNPDLIVCDEPVSALDVLVQAQILRLLGALQEELGLSYLFISHDLAVVRLVSDYVCVMKDGELVEAATSEEVFTNPRHPYTRRLLASIPGNALDLDPEAA; encoded by the coding sequence ATGCAGGACCCGATAGAGGACGGCGTGGGGCGCCGCCGGGCGGCGGCCGCGGAGCCGGACGGGCGGGTAGACCCGGGAGCGGCAGCGCGGACGGACGTGGGACCGGAGGGGGCCCGGCCCCTGCTGGAGATCTCGGACCTGCAGGTCGACTTCACCACGATGCACGGCGCCGTGCGCGCGGTGGAGGGCGTGTCCCTGGCCGTGGCGCCGGGCCGCACCCTGGCGATCGTGGGGGAGTCCGGGTCCGGCAAGTCGACCACCGCCATGGCCGCCATCGGGCTGCTCCCGGGCAACGGGCGGGTCACCGGAGGCTCCATCCGCTTCGACGGCCAGGACCTGGTGGGGCTGCCGGAGTCCCGGATGCGCTCCCTGCGCGGCCGCCAGGTGGGGCTGGTCCCGCAGGACCCCATGTCCAACCTCAACCCGGTCTCCCGCATCGGCACGCAGGTGGCCGAGACGCTGCTGACGCATCGGCTGGCCACCCGGCGGGACGTGGACGGCGCGGTGGCCGAGGTGATGCGCCGGGCCGGGATCCCGGAACCCGAGCGGCGGGCGGGGCAGTACCCGCACGAGCTCTCCGGGGGCCTGCGCCAGCGCGCGCTCATCGCGATCGCCCTGGCCTGCCGCCCGCAGCTGCTCATCGCGGACGAGCCCACCTCCGCGCTGGACGTGACCGTCCAGCGGGTCATCCTCGACCAGGTCGAGCAGATGACCGCCGAGCTGGGGACCGCGGTGCTGCTCATCACCCACGACCTCGGGCTGGCCGCCGAGCGCGCCCAGGACCTGGTGGTGATGCACCGCGGGAGGGTGGTGGAGACGGGGCCGGCGGCGCGGCTGCTGGAGGACCCGCAGCACCCCTACACGCAGTCGCTCGTGCAGGCGGCGCCGTCCGTGGCCGCGGTCCGGCTCACGCCCGGCGCCTTCGCCGCGGGCCCGCACCGGGCCGGCGCGCCGGGTGACCAGGACGGCGCGACGCCGGCCGCGGCGGGCGGGCGGGACGGCGCCGGGGTCGGGGGCACGGGGCCGGGCCGGGAATCGGCGGGGCCGGGGACGGGAAGCCCGACGGCGACCGGTGCCGGGGCCGCCGTCGAGCCGCTCGTGCGGATCACCGGCCTGACGAAGGCCTACCCGGTACGCGGCCGCGAGGACTTCTACGCCGCGCGGGACGTCACGCTGGAGATCCCGCGGGGCACCACGGTGTCCATCGTGGGGGAGTCCGGGTCCGGCAAGACGACCACGGCGCGGATGCTGCTGCGGCTCATCGAGCCGACCTCCGGCTCGATCGAGTTCGACGGTCGGGACGTGCTGGGGCTGGACCGGGGCGGGCTGCGGGACTTCCGCCAGCGCGTGCAGGCCGTGTTCCAGGACCCCTACTCCTCGCTGAACCCCATGTTCACGGTGGGCCGGATCATCGAGGAGCCCCTCGTGGCCTACCGCCGGGGCGGGGCGCGGGAGCGCCGGGCCCGGGTGCGGGAGCTGATGGAGCAGGTGGCGCTGCCGGCGGGCATGGTCCGCCGCTATCCCTCGGAGCTCTCCGGCGGCCAGCGCCAGCGCGTGGCGATCGCCCGGGCGCTGGCCCTGAACCCGGACCTGATCGTGTGCGACGAGCCGGTGTCCGCCCTCGACGTGCTGGTGCAGGCCCAGATCCTGCGGCTGCTGGGCGCGCTGCAGGAGGAGCTGGGGCTGAGCTACCTGTTCATCTCGCACGACCTGGCCGTGGTGCGGCTCGTCTCCGACTACGTGTGCGTCATGAAGGACGGTGAGCTCGTGGAGGCGGCCACGTCCGAGGAGGTCTTCACGAACCCGCGGCACCCCTACACCCGCCGGCTGCTCGCCTCGATCCCGGGCAACGCGCTGGACCTCGACCCCGAGGCCGCCTGA
- a CDS encoding acetate/propionate family kinase produces MLILVINSGSSSLKYQLREVADDAGRPDGTADGPGAVPADAVLARGLVERIGVPGSGIDNHAEALDRVHAELAEVIGDRRIDAAGHRVVHGGERFKAPALVTNEVIRAIERLAPLAPLHNPAAAQGLRAIGERWPDMPQVVVFDTSFHQTMPEEAWRYALPDALYTEDGIRRYGFHGTSHDLVTGIAAETLGIPREEFRAVVLHLGNGASATAIRGGRSVDTSMGYTPLAGLVMGTRSGDVDPSIITHLIRNGTYDAEQMDRVLNKESGLLGMSGHADMRQVVDNAHAGDRRARMALKVASYRLAKYVGGYHVAVGGAQAVVFTAGIGENSAPFRAAVLDRLEPLGIAYDAERNLERSDAPRVISTEDSAIPVLVVPTNEEKAIAELTVDVARRHGAL; encoded by the coding sequence ATGCTCATCCTCGTCATCAACTCCGGCTCGTCCTCGCTGAAGTACCAGCTCCGGGAGGTGGCCGACGACGCGGGGAGGCCGGACGGGACGGCGGACGGTCCCGGGGCGGTGCCGGCGGACGCGGTGCTCGCGCGGGGCCTCGTGGAGCGCATCGGCGTGCCCGGCTCCGGGATCGACAACCACGCCGAGGCCCTGGACCGGGTGCACGCCGAGCTGGCGGAGGTGATCGGCGACCGCAGGATCGACGCCGCGGGCCACCGCGTGGTGCACGGCGGCGAGCGCTTCAAGGCCCCGGCGCTCGTGACCAACGAGGTCATCCGGGCCATCGAGCGGCTGGCCCCGCTGGCCCCGCTGCACAACCCCGCCGCCGCCCAGGGACTGCGCGCCATCGGCGAGCGCTGGCCGGACATGCCCCAGGTGGTCGTCTTCGACACCTCCTTCCACCAGACGATGCCGGAGGAGGCCTGGCGCTACGCGCTGCCGGACGCGCTCTACACCGAGGACGGCATCCGCCGCTACGGCTTCCACGGAACCAGCCACGACCTCGTCACCGGGATCGCCGCCGAGACGCTGGGGATCCCCCGCGAGGAGTTCCGCGCGGTCGTCCTGCACCTGGGCAACGGCGCCTCGGCGACCGCGATCCGCGGCGGGCGCTCCGTGGACACCTCCATGGGCTACACCCCACTGGCCGGGCTCGTCATGGGCACGCGCTCGGGGGACGTGGACCCCTCGATCATCACGCACCTGATCCGCAACGGCACCTACGACGCCGAGCAGATGGACCGCGTGCTCAACAAGGAGTCGGGCCTGCTGGGCATGTCCGGCCACGCGGACATGCGCCAGGTGGTGGACAACGCCCACGCCGGGGACCGCCGGGCCCGGATGGCGCTGAAGGTGGCCTCCTACCGGCTGGCGAAGTACGTCGGCGGCTACCACGTGGCGGTCGGCGGGGCGCAGGCGGTCGTGTTCACCGCCGGGATCGGGGAGAACTCGGCCCCGTTCCGCGCCGCGGTGCTGGACCGCCTCGAGCCCCTGGGCATCGCCTACGACGCCGAGCGGAACCTCGAGCGCTCGGACGCGCCCCGGGTGATCTCCACCGAGGACTCCGCCATCCCGGTGCTCGTGGTGCCCACGAACGAGGAGAAGGCGATCGCCGAGCTGACCGTGGACGTCGCGCGGCGGCACGGGGCGCTGTAG
- the pta gene encoding phosphate acetyltransferase produces the protein MTQGIFVTTTTSGAGKSLVTLGLADSLYKRTGSIGFFRPVVPGGSVDTDPMVLLMRENYGLDAERARGGMTAAEARGLMAEGRSDELHERCVALFDEMAGRCSIIVVEGTDLTGADPAFELDLNASLARHLGTPVVGVVSGSGLDAAGVADAVDLARRTLDESGVELLAMMVNRADPARLDAVAAAIRPGRHAWPVYVLPELPELALPSVAEVAAALNLTQVAGSTNLDRDVSEVRAVSMEGGNFLQILREGALVLVSGDRSDAVLATVASALAPEFPVPSGMILTNGIEPNERIQRLYAGASFPIFSTFADTFGTARAVATVRSELSSAQPRKTAAALGAWHQRVDGDELFERIRLPRAERTTPLRFLHGLIERARADRQRIVLPEGEDPRVLRAAEILRRRDVCDLVVLGAEAAVREVAAREGVDLTGLELVDPATAADHERYAQEYARLRSHKGVDIARAREVMTEGAYFGTMMVHLGDVDGMVSGAAHTTANTIRPALEFVKTRPGVSIVSSVFFMLLPDRALVYGDCAVNPDPDAEQLADIAYASSVTAAQFGVDPRVAMLSYSTGGSGSGEAVDKVRAATELVRRDHPELKVDGPLQYDAAVNASVAASKMPDSEVAGQATVFIFPDLNTGNNTYKAVQQSSGAVAVGPVLQGLNKPVNDLSRGCTVDDIVNTVAITAIQAQGA, from the coding sequence ATGACGCAGGGCATCTTCGTCACCACCACCACGAGCGGGGCGGGCAAGTCCCTCGTCACGCTGGGCCTGGCGGACTCGCTGTACAAGCGCACCGGGTCCATCGGCTTCTTCCGACCGGTGGTCCCGGGGGGATCGGTGGACACCGACCCCATGGTCCTGCTGATGCGGGAGAACTACGGGCTCGACGCCGAGCGGGCCCGGGGCGGGATGACGGCGGCCGAGGCGCGGGGGCTGATGGCGGAGGGCCGCTCGGACGAGCTCCACGAGCGGTGCGTGGCGCTGTTCGACGAGATGGCCGGCCGGTGCTCGATCATCGTCGTGGAGGGCACGGACCTCACCGGGGCGGATCCCGCCTTCGAGCTGGACCTCAACGCCTCCCTCGCCCGGCACCTCGGGACTCCCGTGGTGGGCGTCGTCTCCGGCTCGGGGCTCGACGCGGCCGGCGTCGCCGACGCCGTGGACCTGGCCCGGCGCACCCTGGACGAGTCCGGCGTCGAGCTGCTGGCCATGATGGTCAACCGGGCGGACCCGGCCCGGCTGGACGCCGTCGCCGCGGCCATCCGTCCCGGCCGGCACGCCTGGCCGGTGTACGTCCTGCCGGAATTGCCGGAGCTGGCACTGCCCTCCGTCGCGGAGGTCGCCGCCGCCCTGAACCTGACCCAGGTGGCCGGCAGCACCAACCTGGACCGGGACGTCTCCGAGGTCCGCGCCGTGTCCATGGAGGGCGGGAACTTCCTGCAGATCCTGCGCGAGGGCGCGCTCGTGCTGGTCTCCGGGGACCGCTCGGACGCCGTGCTGGCCACGGTGGCCTCCGCCCTGGCCCCCGAGTTCCCGGTGCCCTCCGGGATGATCCTGACCAACGGGATCGAGCCGAACGAGAGGATCCAGCGGCTCTACGCGGGGGCCTCGTTCCCGATCTTCAGCACCTTCGCGGACACCTTCGGCACCGCCCGCGCCGTGGCCACGGTGCGCAGCGAGCTCTCCAGCGCCCAGCCCCGCAAGACGGCCGCCGCCCTGGGCGCGTGGCACCAGCGCGTGGACGGCGACGAGCTGTTCGAGCGGATCCGACTGCCGCGCGCCGAGCGGACCACCCCGCTGCGCTTCCTGCACGGGCTGATCGAGCGGGCGCGCGCGGACCGGCAGCGGATCGTGCTGCCGGAGGGCGAGGACCCCCGCGTGCTGCGCGCCGCCGAGATCCTGCGCCGCCGGGACGTGTGCGACCTCGTGGTGCTCGGGGCGGAGGCCGCCGTGCGCGAGGTGGCCGCCCGCGAGGGCGTGGACCTGACCGGGTTGGAGCTCGTGGACCCGGCCACCGCCGCGGACCACGAGCGCTACGCGCAGGAGTACGCCCGGCTGCGCTCGCACAAGGGCGTGGACATCGCCCGGGCCCGCGAGGTCATGACCGAGGGCGCGTACTTCGGCACCATGATGGTCCACCTGGGGGACGTGGACGGCATGGTCTCCGGGGCCGCCCACACCACCGCCAACACCATCCGTCCGGCGCTGGAGTTCGTGAAGACCCGGCCCGGGGTCTCCATCGTCTCCTCCGTGTTCTTCATGCTGCTGCCGGACCGCGCCCTCGTCTACGGCGACTGCGCCGTGAACCCGGACCCGGACGCCGAGCAGCTCGCGGACATCGCCTACGCCTCCTCCGTGACGGCGGCGCAGTTCGGCGTGGACCCGCGCGTGGCCATGCTGTCCTACTCCACGGGCGGCTCCGGCTCGGGCGAGGCCGTGGACAAGGTGCGCGCCGCCACGGAGCTGGTGCGCCGGGACCACCCGGAGCTCAAGGTGGACGGCCCGCTGCAGTACGACGCCGCGGTCAACGCCTCCGTGGCCGCCTCGAAGATGCCGGACTCCGAGGTGGCCGGCCAGGCGACCGTGTTCATCTTCCCGGACCTGAACACGGGCAACAACACGTACAAGGCGGTCCAGCAGTCCTCCGGCGCCGTCGCCGTCGGGCCCGTGCTGCAGGGCCTGAACAAGCCCGTCAACGACCTCTCCCGCGGCTGCACCGTGGACGACATCGTCAACACGGTGGCGATCACGGCCATCCAGGCGCAGGGCGCCTGA
- a CDS encoding Nramp family divalent metal transporter — protein sequence MSSHHPVDRHHPVHNPDVVGFTQAEIDETPVRVRWNSLGPGIVAAATGVGAADLVATLTAGSRYGYMLMWAVVLGVIFKIVLVEGTGRYYLSTGKTIFQGWRTLGAWTSWYFGIYIIVWGFVYGATAMSSVALPLAALFPGVDSKVFAIASGLIGLALVWINKYGLIEKLMTVLIGIMFVAVLVSAALTAPNLGEILTGLVPRIPAEPDAMFYVLGLAGGVGGTITLAAYGYWLREKGWNTPKWMKVMRYDNATAYVLTGVFVIATMIMGVELLHSAGLAISAGDRGLLDVGNVLAERYGQAFSVIFLVGFFAASFSSLLGVWHGVSLMFADFWTNFRKPADSLDQDDAPSLESRPARFYLIWLTILPMSLLFLDRPIFLILLYGTLGALFMPFLAITLLFLNNQRRTVPARFRNRWFHNVLLGLTALVFVLLGGNELVKAVAPLLGGGA from the coding sequence ATGTCATCGCATCACCCCGTGGACCGCCACCATCCGGTCCACAATCCCGACGTCGTCGGGTTCACGCAGGCCGAGATCGACGAGACCCCGGTCCGGGTCCGGTGGAACTCCCTCGGCCCCGGCATCGTCGCCGCCGCCACGGGCGTGGGCGCCGCCGACCTCGTCGCCACCCTGACCGCGGGCTCCCGCTACGGCTACATGCTCATGTGGGCCGTGGTGCTCGGCGTCATCTTCAAGATCGTGCTCGTGGAGGGCACCGGCCGCTACTACCTGTCCACCGGCAAGACCATCTTCCAGGGCTGGCGCACCCTGGGGGCCTGGACCAGCTGGTACTTCGGCATCTACATCATCGTCTGGGGCTTCGTGTACGGGGCCACCGCGATGAGCTCGGTGGCGCTGCCGCTGGCGGCCCTGTTCCCGGGCGTGGACTCCAAGGTCTTCGCGATCGCCTCCGGGCTGATCGGCCTGGCCCTCGTGTGGATCAACAAGTACGGGCTCATCGAGAAGCTGATGACCGTGCTGATCGGCATCATGTTCGTCGCGGTGCTCGTCTCGGCCGCGCTGACCGCCCCCAACCTCGGGGAGATCCTCACCGGGCTGGTCCCGCGCATCCCGGCCGAGCCGGACGCCATGTTCTACGTCCTCGGCCTGGCCGGCGGCGTGGGCGGCACCATCACGCTGGCGGCCTACGGCTACTGGCTGCGGGAGAAGGGCTGGAACACGCCCAAGTGGATGAAGGTCATGCGCTACGACAACGCCACGGCCTACGTGCTCACCGGCGTCTTCGTCATCGCCACCATGATCATGGGCGTGGAGCTGCTGCACTCCGCCGGCCTGGCCATCTCCGCGGGCGACCGCGGCCTGCTGGACGTGGGCAACGTCCTGGCCGAGCGCTACGGCCAGGCCTTCTCGGTGATCTTCCTCGTCGGGTTCTTCGCGGCCTCCTTCTCCTCCCTGCTCGGCGTGTGGCACGGCGTCTCGCTGATGTTCGCCGACTTCTGGACGAACTTCCGCAAGCCCGCGGACAGCCTCGACCAGGACGACGCTCCCTCGCTCGAGTCGAGGCCGGCCCGGTTCTACCTCATCTGGCTGACCATCCTGCCGATGTCCCTGCTGTTCCTGGACCGGCCGATCTTCCTGATCCTGCTCTACGGCACCCTCGGCGCCCTGTTCATGCCGTTCCTGGCGATCACCCTGCTGTTCCTGAACAACCAGCGCCGGACCGTCCCGGCGCGGTTCCGCAACCGGTGGTTCCACAACGTGCTGCTCGGCCTGACCGCGCTGGTCTTCGTGCTGCTGGGCGGCAACGAGCTGGTCAAGGCGGTGGCCCCGCTCCTCGGCGGCGGCGCCTGA
- a CDS encoding thiamine-binding protein — protein MIVAFSVSPSGRPEGSAARAEAPDGSVHDAVAAAVRVVRDSGLPNRTSSMFTEIEGEWDEVMGVVKRAVEAVAPFGSRISLVLKADIRPGHSGELDGKVERLEAALKEL, from the coding sequence ATGATCGTCGCCTTCTCCGTCTCCCCCTCCGGACGCCCCGAGGGATCCGCCGCCCGGGCCGAGGCCCCGGACGGCTCCGTCCACGACGCCGTGGCCGCCGCCGTCCGGGTGGTCCGGGACTCCGGGCTGCCGAACCGCACCTCCTCGATGTTCACCGAGATCGAGGGGGAGTGGGACGAGGTCATGGGCGTCGTCAAGCGTGCCGTGGAGGCGGTGGCGCCGTTCGGCTCCCGCATCTCCCTCGTCCTCAAGGCGGACATCCGCCCCGGCCACAGCGGGGAGCTGGACGGCAAGGTCGAGCGGCTCGAAGCGGCCCTGAAGGAGCTGTGA
- a CDS encoding GNAT family N-acetyltransferase, protein MSRRDDRPRHYVRDAARADLEAVLAMKARAWREAYGSVRDEAFFAAAEASLPGQLEHWRRELARGTALWLAEDARGRCVGMAAAGPAREPDGGAGTSLPALELYSLHVLEEAQGTGVADALLERAIGDAPCRLSVPAVDARARALYRRHGFVEVGDPEPMTGPWAGLDAQRMVRRGA, encoded by the coding sequence GTGAGCCGCCGGGACGACCGGCCCCGCCACTACGTCCGCGACGCCGCCCGGGCCGACCTCGAGGCCGTGCTCGCCATGAAGGCCCGCGCCTGGCGCGAGGCCTACGGCTCCGTGCGCGACGAGGCGTTCTTCGCCGCCGCGGAGGCGAGCCTGCCCGGACAGCTCGAGCACTGGCGCCGCGAGCTGGCGCGCGGCACCGCGCTGTGGCTCGCCGAGGACGCGCGCGGGCGGTGCGTGGGCATGGCCGCGGCCGGCCCGGCCCGGGAGCCCGACGGCGGCGCGGGCACCTCCCTGCCCGCCCTCGAGCTGTACTCCCTCCACGTCCTGGAGGAGGCCCAGGGCACCGGGGTGGCCGACGCCCTGCTCGAGCGCGCGATCGGGGACGCGCCCTGCCGGCTCTCCGTCCCGGCCGTCGACGCCCGGGCGCGGGCCCTCTACCGCCGCCACGGCTTCGTGGAGGTCGGCGACCCGGAACCGATGACGGGCCCCTGGGCGGGCCTCGACGCCCAGCGGATGGTCCGCCGTGGCGCGTGA
- a CDS encoding spermidine synthase, with translation MARDRSARRRSAAAGGPASRRGAGGEPSIEPGLYPIDAGTAEILRDPFTEGAWLLRLNGAESSQLNPDDPLELGFEYMRWIAAVVRHRWGRDAPLRILHLGAAGCSLARWAAAWYPGSRQVAVELDAGLAALARDRFGLPRAPALRIRVGEAGEVLAGSRDGSRDVVVRDVFAGSGPRDQATPAHLTGLDAAHHAARVLGDGGMYLVNHGGGPDLTAARREAATLRAAFRTVAAIADPQMLKGRRRGNIVLAATNGPLTAGGDGPQGRDALVRHLLADPLPARLVEPVDGFAAGARPFDEPLPSTRLEPSSARVNDDNGVNHRRPS, from the coding sequence GTGGCGCGTGACCGTTCCGCCCGGCGCCGGTCTGCGGCCGCGGGCGGCCCCGCGTCCCGGCGGGGCGCGGGCGGCGAGCCCTCGATCGAGCCCGGCCTCTACCCGATCGACGCCGGCACCGCCGAGATCCTGCGCGACCCGTTCACGGAGGGCGCGTGGCTGCTGCGGCTCAACGGCGCGGAGTCCTCGCAGCTCAACCCGGACGACCCGCTGGAGCTGGGCTTCGAGTACATGCGGTGGATCGCCGCCGTCGTGCGCCACCGCTGGGGGCGGGACGCCCCGCTGCGGATCCTGCACCTCGGGGCCGCCGGATGCAGCCTCGCCCGCTGGGCGGCGGCCTGGTACCCGGGCTCCCGGCAGGTGGCCGTGGAGCTCGACGCCGGCCTGGCCGCCCTGGCCCGCGACCGCTTCGGCCTGCCCCGCGCCCCCGCCCTGCGGATCCGCGTGGGGGAGGCCGGCGAGGTCCTGGCCGGGTCCCGGGACGGCAGCCGCGACGTGGTCGTGCGCGACGTCTTCGCCGGGTCCGGACCGCGGGACCAGGCGACACCGGCGCACCTGACGGGGCTGGACGCGGCCCACCACGCCGCCCGGGTCCTCGGGGACGGCGGGATGTACCTCGTCAACCACGGCGGCGGGCCGGACCTCACGGCCGCCCGCCGCGAGGCGGCCACGCTGCGCGCGGCGTTCCGGACCGTGGCGGCGATCGCGGACCCGCAGATGCTCAAGGGGCGCCGCCGCGGGAACATCGTCCTGGCCGCCACCAACGGCCCGCTGACCGCCGGCGGGGACGGGCCGCAGGGGCGCGACGCCCTCGTGCGGCACCTGCTCGCGGACCCGTTGCCGGCCCGGCTCGTGGAGCCCGTGGACGGCTTCGCGGCGGGGGCGCGACCCTTCGACGAGCCGCTGCCGAGCACTAGACTGGAACCATCATCCGCCCGTGTCAACGACGACAACGGCGTGAACCACAGGAGGCCGTCATGA
- a CDS encoding universal stress protein produces the protein MTGTHDQDRTPITPEQATTHGVVVGVDGSEQSVSAAKWAAREAEARNLPLTLVTAYTMPVFAASALEAGYGVPDDTMIRDGAMQVLQGVVNQIGTLAVPLVHRVEMGDAAGVLVDYSADANLLVAGTRGRGGFFGRLLGSVASALPAHAKCPVVIVPKGEHATRAAEGVPVVVGVDGSEQGRVAALAAALEAEVRHSPLRVVIAMPPISGAVAWLPATVDEQAMVEDMQEKLDAGAEWLRSEFPGLEVTAEIVDGVPVDVMVNESKTARLTVVGTRGHGGFTGALLGSTSQGVISHAHGPVMVVPYLKDSRLATRARFGPTYS, from the coding sequence ATGACCGGAACCCACGACCAGGACCGCACCCCGATCACCCCGGAACAGGCCACCACCCACGGCGTCGTGGTGGGCGTGGACGGTTCCGAGCAGTCCGTCTCCGCCGCGAAGTGGGCCGCCCGGGAGGCCGAGGCCCGGAACCTGCCGCTGACGCTCGTGACCGCCTACACCATGCCGGTGTTCGCCGCCTCCGCCCTCGAGGCCGGGTACGGCGTCCCGGACGACACGATGATCCGCGACGGCGCGATGCAGGTGCTGCAGGGCGTGGTCAACCAGATCGGCACCCTCGCCGTCCCGCTCGTGCACCGCGTGGAGATGGGCGACGCCGCGGGCGTCCTGGTGGACTACTCGGCCGATGCGAACCTGCTGGTGGCGGGCACCCGCGGCCGCGGCGGGTTCTTCGGCCGGCTGCTCGGTTCCGTGGCCTCGGCGCTGCCGGCCCACGCCAAGTGCCCCGTGGTGATCGTGCCCAAGGGCGAGCACGCCACGCGCGCCGCGGAGGGCGTGCCCGTGGTCGTCGGCGTGGACGGCTCCGAGCAGGGCCGCGTCGCCGCCCTGGCCGCCGCGCTGGAGGCCGAGGTCCGCCACAGCCCGCTGCGCGTGGTCATCGCCATGCCGCCGATCTCCGGCGCCGTGGCCTGGCTGCCGGCCACGGTGGACGAGCAGGCGATGGTCGAGGACATGCAGGAGAAGCTGGACGCCGGGGCCGAGTGGCTGCGCTCCGAGTTCCCCGGGCTCGAGGTCACCGCCGAGATCGTCGACGGCGTGCCCGTGGACGTCATGGTCAACGAGTCGAAGACCGCCCGGCTGACCGTGGTCGGCACGCGCGGGCACGGCGGCTTCACGGGCGCCCTGCTGGGCTCCACGAGCCAGGGCGTCATCTCCCACGCGCACGGACCCGTCATGGTGGTGCCCTACCTCAAGGACAGCCGCCTGGCCACGCGGGCGCGCTTCGGGCCGACCTACTCCTGA
- a CDS encoding metallopeptidase family protein gives MDTTEHPAGPSEDPDAGRSPDGVGVEMSEEDFDRAVAEALDALPPALAERLSNVAVFVEEEYEPEPWEDPDTELLGLYDGIPLTERAGMPWQLPDRIVVFRGPLLRMCADREHLVEEITVTVVHEVAHFFGIDDATLHELGWG, from the coding sequence ACCCTCCGAGGACCCCGACGCCGGCCGCTCGCCGGACGGCGTCGGGGTCGAGATGTCCGAGGAGGACTTCGACCGCGCCGTGGCGGAGGCCCTCGACGCCCTGCCGCCGGCCCTGGCCGAGCGGCTCTCCAACGTGGCCGTGTTCGTGGAGGAGGAGTACGAGCCCGAGCCGTGGGAGGACCCGGACACCGAGCTGCTCGGGCTCTACGACGGCATCCCGCTGACCGAGCGCGCCGGGATGCCGTGGCAGCTGCCGGACCGGATCGTCGTCTTCCGCGGCCCCCTGCTGAGGATGTGCGCCGACCGCGAGCACCTCGTGGAGGAGATCACCGTGACCGTGGTGCACGAGGTGGCGCACTTCTTCGGCATCGACGACGCCACGCTGCACGAGCTCGGCTGGGGCTGA